The proteins below come from a single Actinomycetota bacterium genomic window:
- a CDS encoding multicopper oxidase family protein has product MPRPPMKKRAMAAMVIVPAVAAGTLAVGLSVADSQGGLGGEPITGQPLVEPPVLRSRDGRLAVTFDARNSIVSIGGRKVGTSAYNSMAPGPTLEVFRGDYLQITNKNDLPAQPTNLHTHGLHVSPKKQGDNVFVNTPSGATFTHKYDIPEDHIPGEYWYHPHRHMFVNQQVGAGMAGMIDVRANTPEERELDRYRTRLMVFQQFQVDNGQVVGGQKSTAPTYTYVNGQLKPMASLRPGEIQRWRLANLQAGSFIRLAVPTGMKAWLISTDGNPTSRPIPVGDMLIPPAGRRTILVRAQSAGDLTVQNIPWGAGFQAVPQQDLFTARVGGTPVVGAQLPALRTVMPDLRGEPVHNSRTVQFSMGTPMPGSTAPNFVINGMNYDQWGNKNLAAMKLNTVEEWTLTNTTDEYHPFHIHIQPFQVVSINGQPVSGVDYRDTVPIPPMVNGVPGKVVIRQKYTDFTGRFVVHCHILFHEDNGMMAPVQVVK; this is encoded by the coding sequence ATGCCCAGGCCCCCGATGAAGAAGCGTGCGATGGCGGCGATGGTGATCGTTCCCGCCGTGGCGGCGGGAACCCTCGCCGTGGGCCTGTCGGTGGCGGACTCGCAGGGCGGGCTCGGCGGAGAGCCCATCACGGGCCAGCCGCTCGTGGAGCCCCCGGTTCTGAGGTCGCGTGACGGCCGCCTGGCGGTCACGTTCGACGCGCGCAACTCCATCGTGAGCATCGGCGGACGCAAGGTGGGCACCTCGGCCTACAACTCGATGGCCCCCGGCCCCACGCTCGAGGTATTCCGCGGGGACTACCTGCAGATCACGAACAAGAACGACCTCCCCGCGCAGCCCACCAACCTGCACACGCACGGCCTGCACGTGTCGCCCAAGAAGCAGGGCGACAACGTGTTCGTGAACACGCCGAGCGGCGCCACGTTCACCCACAAGTACGACATCCCCGAGGATCACATCCCGGGTGAGTACTGGTACCACCCGCACCGCCACATGTTCGTGAACCAGCAGGTGGGCGCGGGCATGGCCGGCATGATCGACGTGCGCGCGAACACCCCCGAGGAGCGCGAACTCGACCGCTACCGCACCCGCCTCATGGTGTTCCAGCAGTTCCAGGTGGACAACGGGCAGGTGGTGGGGGGCCAGAAGTCCACGGCGCCCACCTACACCTACGTGAACGGCCAGCTCAAGCCCATGGCGTCGCTGCGCCCCGGCGAGATCCAGCGCTGGCGGCTGGCCAACCTGCAAGCCGGTTCCTTCATCCGCCTCGCGGTGCCCACGGGCATGAAGGCCTGGCTCATCTCCACCGACGGCAACCCCACCAGCCGGCCCATCCCGGTGGGCGACATGCTCATCCCGCCCGCCGGCCGCCGCACCATCCTGGTGCGGGCGCAGTCGGCAGGCGACCTCACGGTGCAGAACATCCCGTGGGGCGCGGGCTTCCAGGCCGTGCCGCAGCAGGACCTGTTCACCGCGCGCGTGGGCGGCACGCCCGTGGTGGGCGCGCAGTTGCCCGCGCTGCGGACGGTGATGCCCGACCTGCGCGGGGAGCCCGTGCACAACAGCCGCACGGTGCAGTTCTCGATGGGCACCCCGATGCCGGGAAGCACGGCGCCGAACTTCGTGATCAATGGGATGAACTACGACCAGTGGGGCAACAAGAACCTTGCGGCGATGAAGCTGAACACGGTGGAGGAGTGGACCCTCACCAACACCACCGACGAGTACCACCCGTTCCACATCCACATCCAGCCGTTCCAGGTGGTTTCGATCAACGGCCAGCCGGTGAGCGGGGTGGACTACCGCGACACCGTGCCGATCCCGCCGATGGTGAACGGCGTGCCCGGCAAGGTGGTGATCCGCCAGAAGTACACCGACTTCACCGGCCGGTTCGTGGTCCACTGCCACATCCTCTTCCACGAGGACAACGGCATGATGGCCCCCGTGCAGGTGGTGAAGTAG
- the tmk gene encoding dTMP kinase, with protein MTGTFISLEGVDGSGKSTQAVMLADALRDRGHEVIHVREPGGTPIGEAVRDVVLGPDAMSPWAEALLFAAARSQLVVDVIEPAIALGTWVVADRFLDSSLAYQGAARGLGIDEVAAVNAPGIGGTMPDLTIILDLPAAAAVDRRSGRGSVDRIEGEGEALQESVAEGYREVARLYPDRVHLVSAQGTLDEVHARVMATVVSAL; from the coding sequence GTGACCGGCACGTTCATCTCCTTGGAGGGCGTCGACGGATCGGGCAAGAGCACGCAGGCGGTGATGCTGGCGGACGCCCTGCGAGATCGGGGCCATGAGGTGATCCACGTGCGCGAGCCCGGCGGCACCCCTATCGGCGAGGCGGTGCGCGACGTGGTGCTCGGGCCCGATGCCATGAGTCCATGGGCCGAGGCCCTCCTGTTCGCGGCAGCGCGCAGCCAGCTCGTGGTCGACGTCATCGAGCCCGCGATCGCCTTGGGCACGTGGGTGGTGGCCGACCGCTTCCTCGACTCATCGCTGGCATACCAGGGCGCGGCGCGCGGTCTGGGCATCGACGAGGTAGCGGCTGTCAACGCACCGGGCATCGGGGGCACCATGCCCGACCTCACGATCATCCTCGACCTGCCGGCCGCTGCCGCCGTGGATCGCCGCTCGGGGCGGGGCAGCGTGGACCGCATCGAGGGCGAGGGCGAGGCGCTGCAGGAGAGCGTGGCCGAGGGGTACCGCGAGGTCGCGCGCCTGTATCCCGACCGCGTGCACCTGGTGTCGGCCCAGGGCACGCTCGACGAGGTGCACGCCAGGGTGATGGCCACGGTGGTGAGCGCGCTCTGA
- a CDS encoding NAD-dependent epimerase/dehydratase family protein, with protein sequence MRPASGARLAVGSGAPALVTGGAGFIGSTLADALVADGRQVHVIDDLSTGHMRNVPSEAVLHEVDIRDAAAMAGIAERSGAPVIFHLAAQADVRKAITDPAFDADVNINGTLSVLEASRVHGARVVFAATGGGSYGEYPGLPIPTPETAEPRPMSHYGQSKLAGEGYCGLYARLYGIATTRLRLGNVYGPRQDPHGEAGVVAIFSGRIIDGEPVTVFGDGLQIRDYVYVDDVVEAFMRAERGPDELTANIGTGREVSVLDLARILGAADPQFAPARTGELQRSCLDPALAAEVLGWTATVTVEDGLPRTLEAIREARSA encoded by the coding sequence ATGAGGCCTGCATCGGGGGCGAGGCTAGCAGTGGGTAGTGGCGCGCCTGCCCTCGTCACGGGCGGGGCCGGGTTCATCGGCTCCACGCTGGCAGACGCGCTCGTGGCCGACGGGCGCCAGGTGCACGTGATCGACGACCTCTCGACCGGTCACATGCGCAATGTGCCGTCCGAGGCCGTGCTGCATGAGGTCGATATCCGCGACGCCGCCGCCATGGCTGGCATCGCCGAGCGATCGGGCGCGCCGGTGATCTTCCACCTCGCAGCACAGGCCGACGTGCGCAAGGCCATCACCGATCCGGCCTTCGACGCTGACGTGAACATCAATGGCACGCTCTCGGTGCTCGAGGCCTCACGGGTCCACGGCGCGCGCGTGGTGTTCGCTGCCACGGGGGGAGGGTCGTACGGCGAGTACCCGGGGCTGCCCATCCCCACGCCCGAGACGGCCGAGCCCCGGCCAATGTCTCACTACGGACAGAGCAAGCTGGCCGGGGAGGGCTACTGCGGGCTCTACGCGCGGCTCTACGGCATCGCCACCACCCGCCTGCGGCTGGGCAACGTGTACGGCCCGCGTCAGGATCCCCACGGCGAGGCCGGCGTGGTGGCCATCTTCTCGGGCCGCATCATCGACGGCGAGCCGGTGACGGTGTTCGGCGACGGCCTGCAGATCCGCGACTACGTGTACGTTGACGACGTGGTGGAAGCCTTCATGCGCGCAGAGCGCGGCCCCGATGAGCTCACGGCCAACATCGGGACGGGACGCGAGGTGTCCGTGCTCGACCTCGCGCGCATTCTGGGCGCCGCCGACCCCCAGTTTGCCCCGGCGCGAACCGGGGAGCTGCAGCGCAGTTGCCTCGATCCCGCCCTGGCCGCCGAGGTACTGGGCTGGACCGCCACGGTGACGGTGGAGGATGGCCTGCCGCGCACTCTCGAGGCCATCCGCGAGGCGCGCTCGGCCTAG
- a CDS encoding electron transfer flavoprotein — protein sequence MSTIPAEYPPRHRPSDYVIAPEAGEDEYIEVGVLFVGAGPAGLAGAIRLGQLMAEDEELMEALGEVPIAIVEKGKGPGSHLLSGSVMRPGPFKSLFPDAAPGETPGVFEEVHKESVYFLRKGSKIRIPTPPFLHNDGNWVVSISQLSRFMAEQAEEFGAYMLPETDAQQLLVQDGRVVGVKTGDKGRGREGEELSTFEPGVELRAKVTVICEGTQGHLAGVLRKHFELDQDTTQIYEIGVKEVWEVDKPLDRVIHTIGWPLRMGAKWREYGGTWMYPMGGNMVSIGMVVGLDALDANISVHDLLQQAKTHPLFRGVLEGGRRVAWGAKTLPAGGIYGLPSRFHVPGAVLCGDSAGFLNAAALKGVSYAMKSGIIAAEQVAESIKDGTVEETTGLWNYDEAIKDSEVWKDLWKVRNFRPSYQKGFIYGGMVTGMMVATGGKLPKQVSIKADKDEPVSIGPDRDYPKADGEYIFDKLSSVFLSGNKTRDDQPNHIRIRTDVPKELAVAWESMCPAKVYEIVDGSENNGTVHVRMNNPNCIQCGAITAKGGQLTPPEGGSGPEYTLT from the coding sequence ATGAGCACGATTCCTGCCGAGTACCCGCCGCGACACCGTCCGTCCGACTACGTCATCGCCCCGGAGGCGGGCGAGGACGAATACATCGAGGTCGGCGTCCTCTTCGTCGGCGCAGGCCCGGCCGGCCTGGCCGGCGCGATTCGCCTGGGCCAGCTGATGGCCGAGGACGAAGAGCTGATGGAGGCGCTCGGCGAGGTGCCGATCGCCATCGTCGAGAAGGGCAAGGGCCCCGGCTCGCACCTGCTGTCGGGGTCGGTCATGCGCCCCGGACCCTTCAAGTCGCTCTTCCCGGACGCCGCGCCCGGCGAGACCCCCGGCGTGTTCGAGGAGGTCCACAAGGAGTCGGTGTACTTCCTGCGCAAGGGCTCGAAGATCCGCATCCCCACCCCGCCGTTCCTCCACAACGACGGCAACTGGGTCGTGTCGATCAGCCAGCTCTCGCGCTTCATGGCCGAGCAGGCGGAGGAGTTCGGGGCCTACATGCTCCCCGAGACCGATGCCCAGCAGTTGCTGGTGCAGGACGGCCGCGTGGTGGGCGTGAAGACGGGCGACAAGGGTCGCGGCCGCGAGGGCGAGGAGCTCTCCACCTTCGAGCCGGGCGTCGAGCTGCGCGCGAAGGTCACCGTCATCTGCGAGGGCACCCAGGGCCACCTGGCCGGCGTTCTGCGCAAGCACTTCGAGCTCGACCAGGACACCACGCAGATCTACGAGATCGGCGTGAAGGAGGTCTGGGAGGTCGACAAGCCGCTCGACCGCGTCATCCACACCATCGGCTGGCCCCTGCGCATGGGCGCGAAGTGGCGCGAGTACGGCGGCACGTGGATGTACCCCATGGGCGGCAACATGGTCTCGATCGGCATGGTCGTGGGCCTCGACGCCCTCGACGCCAACATCTCGGTGCACGACCTGCTGCAGCAGGCGAAGACGCACCCCCTCTTCAGGGGCGTTCTCGAGGGCGGCCGTCGCGTCGCGTGGGGAGCCAAGACGCTCCCCGCCGGCGGCATCTACGGCCTGCCCAGCCGCTTCCACGTGCCGGGCGCGGTGCTGTGCGGAGACTCCGCGGGCTTCCTCAACGCCGCGGCGCTCAAGGGCGTCAGCTACGCCATGAAGTCCGGCATCATCGCCGCCGAGCAGGTGGCCGAGTCGATCAAGGACGGCACGGTGGAGGAGACCACCGGCCTCTGGAACTACGACGAGGCCATCAAGGACTCCGAGGTGTGGAAGGACCTCTGGAAGGTCCGTAACTTCCGCCCCTCGTACCAGAAGGGCTTTATCTACGGCGGCATGGTCACCGGCATGATGGTGGCGACCGGGGGCAAGCTGCCGAAGCAGGTCAGCATCAAGGCCGATAAGGACGAGCCGGTCAGCATCGGCCCGGACCGCGACTACCCGAAGGCCGACGGCGAGTACATCTTCGACAAGCTGTCGTCGGTGTTCCTCAGCGGCAACAAGACCCGCGACGACCAGCCGAACCACATCCGCATCCGCACCGACGTGCCCAAGGAACTCGCGGTGGCCTGGGAGAGCATGTGCCCGGCCAAGGTCTACGAGATCGTGGATGGCTCCGAGAACAACGGCACGGTGCACGTGCGCATGAATAACCCGAACTGCATCCAGTGCGGCGCCATCACCGCCAAGGGCGGCCAGCTGACGCCGCCCGAGGGTGGCAGCGGGCCCGAGTACACGCTCACCTAG
- a CDS encoding gamma carbonic anhydrase family protein → MIQGLGGDIPQIAPGAFVHEAAVVIGRVTLGARSSVWPCAVIRGDIEAVTVGDDTNVQDGAVLHADPGMPCVVGDRVSIGHRATVHGCTVADECLIGIGATVLNGAAIGRQSIIGAHALVPEDMEVPEGVLVVGVPAKVRRDLTQEERDGLAAQARRYVANAARHAAGATTLT, encoded by the coding sequence GTGATTCAGGGACTCGGCGGGGACATTCCGCAGATCGCACCCGGGGCCTTCGTGCATGAGGCCGCCGTGGTGATCGGCCGGGTCACGCTCGGTGCGCGGTCGTCGGTATGGCCCTGTGCGGTGATTCGCGGCGACATCGAGGCGGTCACCGTGGGCGATGACACCAACGTGCAGGATGGCGCCGTGCTGCATGCCGATCCCGGCATGCCTTGCGTGGTGGGCGATCGCGTGAGCATCGGGCACCGCGCCACGGTGCATGGCTGCACGGTGGCGGACGAGTGCCTGATCGGCATCGGCGCCACGGTGCTGAACGGCGCCGCGATCGGGCGCCAGAGCATCATCGGTGCCCATGCACTGGTGCCCGAGGACATGGAGGTTCCCGAGGGCGTACTGGTGGTGGGAGTGCCAGCGAAGGTTCGCCGCGATCTCACGCAGGAGGAGCGCGACGGCCTGGCGGCCCAGGCGCGGCGCTACGTAGCCAACGCAGCGCGTCACGCCGCGGGGGCCACGACCCTCACATGA
- a CDS encoding cytochrome c produces METSADAGGADAGAAGGGATGGAAGDVAAGKTAFEAACQGCHPAGGTQAGSGPQLTGTKLDAAGVKYQIVNGKGAMPGGLVSGADLDNVVAYVESIKQ; encoded by the coding sequence ATGGAGACGTCCGCTGACGCCGGTGGGGCCGACGCCGGAGCGGCCGGTGGTGGGGCGACTGGCGGTGCCGCTGGTGACGTGGCCGCAGGCAAGACGGCCTTCGAGGCCGCGTGCCAGGGCTGCCACCCTGCCGGTGGCACGCAGGCCGGTTCCGGCCCGCAGCTCACGGGAACCAAGCTCGACGCCGCTGGCGTGAAGTACCAGATCGTCAACGGGAAGGGCGCCATGCCCGGGGGACTGGTGAGCGGCGCCGACCTTGACAACGTGGTCGCATACGTGGAGAGCATCAAGCAGTAG
- the serS gene encoding serine--tRNA ligase, translated as MLDLRLIRRDPDLVRAALARRGDATALDDVLALDADCRGLRAAVEERRAEGARMAKEIGALKKQGHDVPPEHEAAARALREQTSADEEGLREAEARRDALMLALPNIAEDAAPDGGEEDALEIRLVGDIPVFPNGAKDHVELAAGFGGLDLERAARTSGARFAYLMGPLVRVQMALVSWAVDVVSSEGFTPVIPPVLVREEALVGTGFFPADRSAVYATADDDLYLVGTSEVPLAALHQDEIIDEADLPLRYAGISSCFRREAGAAGRDTHGIFRVHQFDKVEMFSFTTPEESAAEHLGILGIEERILQDLGIPYRVVDVAVGDLGASAARKFDCEAWMPGQDRYREVTSCSNCTDYQARRLKARTRRGRETIPVHTLNGTAVAVGRTLIAILENHQRPDGTVAVPECLRAYGAPEVLGPA; from the coding sequence CTGCTCGACCTGCGCCTGATACGCCGTGACCCCGATCTCGTGCGCGCCGCCCTCGCGCGCCGGGGTGACGCCACCGCTCTCGATGATGTGCTGGCCCTTGATGCCGACTGCCGCGGCCTGCGCGCCGCTGTGGAGGAGCGCCGGGCCGAGGGCGCCCGCATGGCCAAGGAGATCGGCGCCCTCAAGAAGCAGGGGCATGATGTGCCGCCTGAGCATGAGGCCGCCGCCCGCGCCCTGCGGGAGCAGACCTCCGCAGACGAGGAGGGGCTGCGCGAGGCCGAGGCCCGGCGCGACGCCCTCATGCTCGCGCTGCCCAACATCGCCGAGGACGCCGCCCCGGACGGCGGCGAAGAGGATGCCCTGGAGATCCGCCTCGTGGGCGATATCCCGGTGTTCCCGAATGGCGCGAAGGACCACGTAGAGCTCGCCGCGGGCTTCGGCGGCCTTGACCTCGAGCGCGCCGCCCGCACGTCGGGAGCACGCTTCGCATACCTGATGGGTCCTCTCGTGCGCGTGCAGATGGCACTGGTGTCGTGGGCGGTGGATGTCGTGTCGTCCGAGGGCTTCACGCCGGTCATCCCGCCGGTGCTGGTGCGCGAGGAGGCGCTGGTGGGCACGGGGTTCTTCCCGGCCGACCGGTCCGCCGTATACGCCACCGCGGATGACGACCTCTACCTGGTGGGCACATCCGAGGTGCCGCTCGCGGCGCTGCACCAGGACGAGATCATCGATGAGGCCGACCTGCCCCTCCGCTACGCGGGCATCTCGTCATGCTTCCGGCGCGAGGCCGGGGCCGCGGGTCGCGACACCCACGGCATCTTCCGCGTGCATCAATTCGACAAGGTGGAGATGTTCTCGTTCACCACGCCCGAGGAGTCCGCGGCGGAGCACCTGGGAATCCTCGGCATCGAGGAGCGCATCCTGCAGGATCTGGGGATCCCGTACCGCGTGGTGGACGTCGCGGTGGGTGATCTCGGGGCATCGGCGGCACGCAAGTTCGACTGCGAGGCCTGGATGCCCGGGCAGGACCGCTACCGCGAGGTCACCTCGTGCTCGAACTGCACCGACTACCAGGCGCGGCGTCTCAAGGCGCGCACCAGGCGTGGCAGGGAGACCATTCCGGTGCATACGCTCAATGGCACGGCGGTGGCCGTGGGCCGAACCCTCATCGCCATCCTCGAGAACCACCAGCGGCCCGATGGCACGGTCGCGGTGCCGGAGTGCCTCAGGGCGTACGGAGCGCCCGAGGTGCTGGGCCCGGCCTGA
- a CDS encoding methyltransferase domain-containing protein gives MCRNARVRARSCAYSHGVSEMAGHRRDWEALGEIDPLYAILSAPDAKHGEWDVEAFLATGSADAARIMAACEALAVPARRDASFELGCGVGRITRALSPSFGRAVGVDISAAMIERAREMNADRPNCEWLVNDAPDLRAFADGQFDLVVSFIVLQHVPDRAVISSYLRDMARILAPGGAMVVQMPASMPLRQRIQWRRRAYHGLRVARVPERTLYDRLGLDPIRMNWMAHRDVEAAIRLGGADVIAVQDGWLGDGSRVGREENLTYIATR, from the coding sequence ATGTGCCGTAATGCGCGGGTTCGTGCCCGGAGCTGCGCGTACAGTCACGGCGTGAGCGAGATGGCCGGGCACCGGAGGGACTGGGAGGCGCTGGGGGAGATCGATCCCCTCTACGCCATACTGAGCGCGCCCGATGCCAAGCACGGCGAGTGGGACGTGGAGGCCTTCCTCGCCACCGGGAGTGCCGACGCCGCGCGCATCATGGCCGCCTGCGAGGCCCTCGCGGTCCCCGCGCGACGCGATGCCTCGTTCGAGCTCGGGTGCGGCGTGGGTCGTATCACCCGGGCCCTCTCCCCCTCCTTCGGTCGCGCCGTCGGCGTGGACATCAGCGCGGCGATGATCGAACGGGCGCGCGAGATGAACGCCGACAGGCCGAACTGCGAGTGGCTGGTGAACGATGCCCCCGACCTGCGCGCATTCGCCGACGGGCAGTTCGACCTCGTGGTGTCGTTCATCGTGCTGCAGCACGTGCCCGACCGCGCGGTGATCTCGTCGTACCTGCGCGATATGGCCCGCATCCTCGCCCCGGGCGGGGCGATGGTGGTGCAGATGCCGGCATCGATGCCCCTGCGCCAGCGCATCCAGTGGCGGCGACGGGCCTACCACGGCCTGCGCGTGGCCCGGGTGCCGGAGCGCACGCTCTACGACCGCCTGGGCCTCGATCCCATCCGCATGAACTGGATGGCGCACCGCGACGTGGAGGCGGCGATCAGGCTCGGAGGGGCGGATGTCATCGCCGTTCAGGACGGATGGCTCGGCGATGGGTCGCGCGTGGGGCGCGAGGAAAACCTCACCTACATCGCCACGCGTTAG
- a CDS encoding nuclear transport factor 2 family protein: MGYTVCTEHGIDHVIDGAPVNLTHRATNGFRREDDGWRLVLHHTDASLA, translated from the coding sequence ATGGGATACACCGTCTGCACGGAGCACGGCATCGATCACGTGATCGATGGTGCCCCCGTCAACCTGACGCATCGCGCCACCAACGGGTTCCGGCGAGAGGACGATGGCTGGCGGCTGGTCCTCCACCACACCGACGCGTCGCTGGCCTGA
- a CDS encoding HlyC/CorC family transporter, with translation MSTGLQVVLLLLLVGWTAFFVAAEYAFIAARPTRMRELTEAGSKRAARVVAIQENPTRFISAIQVAITFSGLAIGAVGEPAVRGLVQDVFGPLTSSLGQGLVTVLSVIIGFAIIIAITVVLGEIVPKALTLARTEGVALVVVGPVRVFTAIVYPFVWLLERLSAVTLRLFGLRGDIHLGRGHTEEELRMILAASYEEGVLEAEESEMLDRVFDFADTEVRQVMVPRPDVVMLPITSTVSEAAALVDEHPYTRYPVYGDDQDDIRGVIHIRQLFEAITAGDLDMWIDDLVRDVQRVPETKNLDDLLRDFRRTKSHLAVVVDEYGSLAGVVTLEDLIEEVMGEIEDEFDVPERDIVRTGGGQALVAGSVPLDDFNEVFGTQIDDEDFNTVGGAVFHGMGRVPDVGDVVEAHGLVFTVLELDGSRILRVRVDPVQADSIREGAADPGE, from the coding sequence ATGAGCACCGGGCTGCAGGTCGTGCTCCTGCTGCTGCTCGTGGGGTGGACCGCCTTCTTCGTGGCGGCCGAATACGCCTTCATCGCCGCGCGGCCCACGCGCATGCGCGAGCTGACGGAGGCCGGCAGCAAGCGGGCCGCGCGCGTGGTGGCGATCCAGGAGAACCCGACCCGGTTCATCTCCGCGATCCAGGTGGCCATCACCTTCAGCGGCCTTGCCATCGGTGCGGTCGGCGAGCCCGCCGTGCGCGGGCTCGTGCAGGACGTCTTCGGCCCGCTCACCTCGTCGCTGGGCCAGGGCCTCGTCACCGTGCTCAGCGTGATCATCGGCTTCGCCATCATCATCGCCATCACGGTGGTGCTGGGGGAGATTGTGCCCAAGGCGCTCACGCTGGCTCGCACGGAGGGCGTCGCGCTCGTGGTGGTGGGCCCCGTGCGGGTGTTCACCGCCATCGTCTACCCGTTCGTGTGGCTGCTTGAGCGCCTCTCGGCAGTAACGCTGCGCCTGTTCGGGCTTCGGGGGGACATCCACCTCGGGCGTGGGCACACGGAGGAGGAACTCCGGATGATCCTCGCGGCCTCGTATGAGGAGGGGGTGCTCGAGGCGGAGGAGTCGGAGATGCTCGACCGGGTGTTCGACTTCGCCGACACCGAGGTGCGACAGGTGATGGTGCCCCGCCCCGACGTGGTGATGCTTCCCATCACCTCAACCGTGTCCGAGGCGGCCGCCCTCGTGGATGAGCACCCCTACACCCGCTACCCCGTGTACGGAGACGACCAGGACGACATCCGCGGCGTCATCCACATCCGCCAGCTGTTCGAGGCCATCACGGCGGGGGACCTCGACATGTGGATCGATGACCTGGTGCGCGACGTCCAGCGGGTTCCGGAGACCAAGAACCTCGACGACCTGCTGCGTGACTTCCGGCGCACCAAGAGCCACCTGGCCGTGGTGGTTGATGAGTACGGGTCGCTGGCAGGCGTGGTAACGCTGGAGGACCTCATCGAGGAGGTCATGGGCGAGATCGAGGATGAATTCGATGTGCCCGAGCGGGACATCGTGCGCACCGGGGGAGGGCAGGCGTTGGTAGCCGGTTCGGTGCCGCTCGACGACTTCAACGAGGTATTCGGCACACAGATCGACGACGAGGACTTCAACACGGTGGGCGGCGCGGTTTTCCACGGCATGGGACGTGTTCCCGACGTGGGCGATGTGGTGGAGGCGCACGGCCTCGTGTTCACGGTGCTCGAGCTCGATGGATCGCGCATCCTGCGCGTGAGGGTCGATCCCGTGCAGGCCGACAGCATTCGCGAGGGCGCAGCCGACCCCGGCGAGTAG
- a CDS encoding glutaminyl-peptide cyclotransferase yields MPAGRSSSCASADNTGVPTNRSAPAVVLAVFAVAAAGILATTAAAKSAPTVRWELLEARPHDPSAWTQGLVAHGGVLIESTGNCCPAWSGRSSLRRVDPRTGGVLARRRIPNPIYTEGVTVLGGSIWQLTWTDGRVFRASASTLQGAGSVAYARDGWGLTRQGSQLVASDGSSRLYWLSVPSLRTTRTVTVRDAGGPVASLNELEMLDGVIWANLWQQDRIALIDPGSGTVRGWLDMSSLRTRIGSGEVLNGIARDPETGHVIVTGKLWDRMFVIRLAEPVPPATR; encoded by the coding sequence ATGCCCGCCGGCCGGTCCTCATCGTGCGCGAGCGCCGATAATACGGGCGTGCCGACGAATCGGAGCGCTCCCGCGGTCGTCCTCGCGGTCTTCGCCGTAGCCGCCGCGGGCATCCTCGCCACCACGGCGGCGGCGAAATCGGCGCCAACCGTGCGCTGGGAGCTGCTTGAGGCGCGGCCGCACGACCCCTCCGCGTGGACGCAGGGGCTCGTGGCACACGGCGGCGTGCTCATCGAGAGCACGGGCAATTGCTGCCCGGCCTGGTCGGGCCGGTCGTCCCTCAGGCGCGTCGACCCCCGCACGGGCGGCGTGCTGGCGCGGCGTCGCATCCCAAACCCGATCTACACCGAGGGGGTGACGGTCCTCGGAGGCTCGATTTGGCAGCTCACGTGGACCGACGGCCGGGTATTTCGCGCATCGGCCTCCACCCTCCAGGGCGCAGGCTCCGTCGCATATGCCCGCGATGGCTGGGGGCTGACCCGGCAGGGGTCCCAGCTCGTGGCGAGCGACGGCTCGTCACGGCTCTACTGGTTGTCGGTGCCGAGCCTGCGAACCACGAGGACCGTCACGGTGCGCGATGCAGGCGGCCCCGTGGCGTCCCTCAACGAGCTCGAGATGCTTGACGGGGTGATCTGGGCCAACCTCTGGCAGCAGGACCGCATTGCGCTCATCGACCCGGGAAGCGGCACCGTGCGCGGATGGCTCGACATGTCGTCGCTGCGCACTCGCATCGGATCGGGTGAGGTTCTCAACGGAATCGCCCGCGACCCCGAAACCGGCCACGTGATTGTCACCGGCAAGCTGTGGGATCGCATGTTCGTGATCCGGCTCGCCGAGCCCGTGCCGCCCGCTACCCGATGA